One window of the Indicator indicator isolate 239-I01 chromosome 13, UM_Iind_1.1, whole genome shotgun sequence genome contains the following:
- the NPPC gene encoding C-type natriuretic peptide yields the protein MRISPLLAGGLLLALLSVRLEAKPVSQLPQKASRGSAAAAGPPEAAAAERDKERNKERSSSSSGGGGGSGPREAREVRVEARPRPGWTRLLQDPPGRRHKGLHKKGMGKGCFGLKLDRIGSMSGLGC from the exons ATGCGGATCTCACCCTTGCTGGCTGGTGGACTTTTACTCGCTCTGCTCTCTGTCAGGCTGGAGGCGAAGCCGGTGTCTCAGCTCCCACAGAAG GCCTCCCGCGGCTCGGCAGCGGCGGCGGGTCCGCCCGAGGCGGCGGCAGCGGAGCGGGACAAGGAGCGGAACAAGGagcgcagcagcagcagcagcggcggcggcggcgggtcCGGCCCACGGGAGGCTCGAGAAGTGCGGGTCGAGGCGAGACCGCGGCCGGGCTGGACGCGGCTGTTGCAGGACCCGCCGGGCCGCCGCCACAAGGGCCTCCACAAgaaggggatggggaagggcTGCTTCGGCCTCAAGTTGGACCGCATCGGCTCCATGAGCGGCCTCGGATGCTGA